A region of the Methylobacterium nodulans ORS 2060 genome:
ACGCGCGAAGCGCCGAGCCGACAAAAAGACCGCAGCGAATTTGTCAGGAGACAGCTCGCACCGAAAGTGACAATCATGAATCCACATGATCAACCATGAGGCTTCATGATGTCACGCCGATACGTTTCTAATAGAGAAGCGGGTTCTGGTGCCGTAAGCGTTGATGAGGCCGCGGAGTACCTTCGTATATCCCGCGCTTCTATCTGGCGGCTGCTCAAGAGAGGGGAACTCCCTCGTG
Encoded here:
- a CDS encoding helix-turn-helix domain-containing protein — translated: MSRRYVSNREAGSGAVSVDEAAEYLRISRASIWRLLKRGELPRVRIGGRTVIRRIDLDAFLAKAVQVA